The DNA window GAGGTAGGCGCCGACCACCTTCTCCTTGCGCAGGAACTCGGTCAGCGCCAGCACGATGTCGGTACAGGTGATGCCCTCGCCCGGCTTGCCGGTCAGCTGGACGCCGACGATGTCCGGCAGGCGCATCCACGAGGCGCGGCCCAGCATGACGTTCTCCGCTTCCAGGCCGCCCACACCCACGGCGATCACGCCCAGCGCATCCACGTGCGGGGTATGGCTGTCGGTGCCCACGCAGGTATCGGGGAAGGCCACCCCATCGCGCACGTAGATGACCGGGGACATCTTCTCCAGGTTGATCTGATGCATGATCCCGTTGCCCGGCGGGATGACCTCCACGTTGTGGAAGGCCTTGGCCGTCCAGTCGATGAAGTCGAAGCGATCGGCATTGCGGCGGTCTTCGATCACGCGGTTCTTGGCGAAGGCCTGGGGATCGGTGCCACCGCATTCCACCGCCAGCGAGTGGTCCACGATCAGTTGCACCGGCACCACCGGATTGACCTGGGCCGGGTCGCCGCCCTGTTCGGCGATGGCATCGCGCAGGCCGGCCAGGTCCACCAGCGCGGTCTGGCCCAGGATGTCGTGGCAGACCACGCGCGCGGGGAACCACGGAAAGTCCAGGTCGCGCCGACGCTCGATCAGCTGGTCCAGATAATCGCCAAGGCGCGTGGGATCTGCGCAGCGCACCAGATTTTCGGCGTGGACCCGCGCCGTGTACGGCAGTCCTGCCCAGGCGCCGGGCCTGCGCGCCTCGACCGCGGCGCGGGCATCGACATAGTCCAGCGCGGTGCCGGGAAGCGGGGTGCGATAAGCGGTGTTCATGGCGGGATCCTGAAATCAGATCTTGCGTTGGGCCGGCCGGGGAGACGACGAAGCGCGCGACGCCCGTCCGCGACCGGGCGCCAAATCTGGCACCGGCCGATGCATTGATCAATCTTGAGTGAACCAATCAACCTGTCGTGACACGGCCTCGGTGGCAGGAATTCAAACGCTTGTTCGGTTGGCTTGGTTATGATGGCGCCCCTTTCGCCATGCCCAGAGCCGGAGCACAGCCGATGACCCCGGAAGCCCTCCTTGCCCAGTACGGTCCCCGCGAATCCATGGAATACGACGTGGTCGTGGTGGGCGCAGGCCCCGGCGGCCTGGCCACGGCGATCCGGCTCAAACAGTTGGCTGCACAGGCTGGCAACGAGGTCTCGGTGTGCGTGCTGGAGAAGGGCTCCGAGCCCGGCGCCCACATCCTCTCCGGCGCGATCATGGACCCGCGCGCGCTGACCGAGCTGATCCCGGACTGGCAGGAACGGGGCGCCCCGCTCAAGCAGGCCGTGACCCGCGACGAATTTCTGTTCCTGGACGAGACCGGCGCCAAGGCCACGCCGGATTTCTTCCTGCCGGACTGCTTCAAGAACCACGGCAACTACATCATCAGCCTGGGCGCGCTGGTGCGCTGGCTGGCCCAGCAGGCCGAGGCGCTGGGCGTGGAGATCTTCCCCGGCTTTGCCGCCGCCGAGCTCCTCTACAGCGAGGCTGGCGCGGTCAAAGGCGTGGCCACCGGCAACATGGGGCTGGGCAAGGATGGCGCGCCGACGGCCGACTTCCAGCTCGGCATGGAGTTGCACGCCAAGTACACGATCTTCGCCGAAGGCTCGCGCGGCCAACTGGGGCGCCAGCTGATGGACAGGTTCTCGCTGGACGCCGGCAAGGACCCGCAGGCCTATGGCATCGGCATCAAGGAGCTGTGGCAGGTCGATCCGAGCCGCCACGAGCCCGGCCTGGTGGTCCACACCGCCGGCTGGCCGCTCACCGATGACACCTATGGCGGCTCGTTCCTGTACCACGCCGAGGACGGCAAGGTCGCCATCGGCCTGGTGGTGGGCCTGGACTACAAGAACCCCTGGCTGAGTCCGTTCGAGGAGTTCCAGCGCTTCAAGACCCATCCGGCGATCCGTAAATATCTGGAAGGCGGCAAGCGCGTCGGCTACGGCGCCCGCTCGATCACCGCCGGCGGCCTGCTGTCGCTGCCCAAGCTGGTGTTCCCCGGCGGCGCCCTGGTCGGCTGCGAGGCCGGCACGCTCAATGCCAGCCGCATCAAGGGCAGCCACGCGGCGATCAAGACCGGCATGCTGGCGGCCGAGGCCGCCTTCGCAGCCCTGGGCGAAGGCCGCAGTGCCGATGAGCTGAGCGCCTACCCGGCTGCGTTCGAGGCCAGTTGGCTGCACGACGAGCTCAGGCAGGCCAAGAACTTCAAGCAGTGGTTCAAGAAGGGCCGTACCACCGCGACCCTGATGACCGGCATCGAACAGTGGCTGCTGCCCAAGCTGGGCGTGCGCACCCCGCCCTGGACGCTCCACCGCACCCAACCCGACTACGCCTGCCTGCTGCCGGCCGACCGCCAGCCACGCATCACCTATCCCAAGCCGGACGGCACGCTGACCTTCGACCGGCTCAGCTCGGTGTTCCTGTCCAGCACCAACCACGACGAGCACCAGCCCGCCCACCTGACCCTGAAGGATCCTTCCGTGCCAGTGGACGTCAATCTCGCCACCTACGCGGGGCCGGAGGCGCGCTATTGCCCGGCAGGGGTCTACGAATTCGTCGACGCCGACGGCGGCGGCCAGCGGCTGCAGATCAACGCGCAGAACTGCGTGCACTGCAAGACCTGCGACATCAAGGACCCTACCCAGAACATCGTCTGGGTCGCCCCGCAGGGCGGCGGTGGACCGAACTATTCGGGCATGTAGCGACGCGTTACCTCTCACCGTGCGCGCCACCTCGGCGCGCCGCCGTCGCCATGCACCCGGTTCCCGCCGCGCGCACCGATCGACATGGCCATTCCCACAAAACTCTGACAGCGGCCCGGCTCCCATGGAGCCCGCCTGACGCGAGCTCCTCCGAGCGTCAGCACCGCGACCAGACCCTGCCCGGTGGAAAAGCCGGATAATGCGCATTATGCAGACCCCAGCCCTTTCCGTCGTCGTGCCGGTCTTTAACGAGCGCGACAATACTGCCCCCCTCGTCCGCGAGATCGTCGCCGCCCTGCGTGGCGTGGTCCCCTTCGAGATCGTCTATGTGGACGACCACTCCCGCGACGATACCGTTGCCACCCTCCAGGCCCTCAAGTCCGAAGTGCCGGAATTGCGCATCCTCCAGCACGTCACCCAGAGCGGCCAGAGCACGGCCATCCGCACCGGCGTCAAAGCCGCGCGCGGTGCCTGGATTGCGACCCTGGACGGAGACGGCCAGAACGACCCGGCCGACCTGCCTAAGCTGCTGGCCGCACGCGATGCCGGCGACCCGGCGGTCAAGCTCTACGCCGGCTGGCGCGTGGACCGCAAGGACAGCGGCAGCAAGCGCTGGGCGTCCAAATACGCCAACGCCATCCGCGTGCGCATGCTCCACGACGACACCCCCGACACCGGCTGCGGCACCAAGCTCTTCGAGCGCGCCGCTTTCCTGGACCTGCCCTACTTCGACCACATGCACCGCTACCTGCCCGCACTGATGCAGCGCGCCGGTTGGAAGACGATCAGCGTTCCGGTCAACCATCGCCCGCGCGGCGGCGGCGTGTCCAAGTACAACAACCTGCAGCGCGCCCTGGTCGGCATCCGCGACCTGCGTGGCGTCGCCTGGCTGATCACGCGCAGCAAGCGCACCGCGGTGCGGGAACTCTAGGCCGGCTTACTAGCCCGCTTGACGGCAGGTGCGTCACGCACCTCGCAATACCCCTCAATACACGCGCGATGCGCACGCACCAAACTGAGCCGACATGGACATCCCCTTCCTGGACCAACCCATCACCTGGCTGTTCTGGACCGGCCTCCACGTCACCGGCTGGAAGCTCATTGGCTACACCGGCGCCTTGATGTTCGGCGGCCGCTGGCTGGTTCAGTTCGTCGCTTCCAAACGCGCTGGCAAACCCGTCATCCCGCGCCTGTTCTGGTACATGAGCGTCCTGGGCAGCCTCATGACCCTGAGCTACTTCGTGTTCTCGGCCAAGCAGGACTCGGTGGGCGTGCTACAGAACCTCTTCCCCGCCTTCACCGCCAGCTACAGCCTGTACCTGGACATCAAGCACCGCGGCTGGAAGCGGGATCGCGCCACGCATTGAGTGCCACAGAAACCGACGTACAGAAGGGCTTCGACACTGAAGAGAGGCGGCCTGAGCGGGCGCCCCGCGTAATTACAAGCGGCGGTGCCAATCGCCTGCAATGCTCTTCACCTAGCAACCTAAGCCCTCGCCGTGATCAATACTTAATGTACTTGCGTTGTGTGCATGCCTGATAAACCACTTCACACGGAACCCCGCCGTTCAATTCGCTACAGGACTGCAAGCCGTCTTGCGTTGCTTCTTCGATAGTAGCTGCGGTGTTTGTGCGGCCACTCGACTTTCCGGGCACTCCATTCTTTGGGAATGTCGCCACAACGCACTGATCGTAGTACGTGATTACCACTTTGCATTTCGTCCCGCCACGGTCCTCACAGTTTTTTATCGCCGATAGTTTCGCATCCCTCTTCTTTTCAAAATCGACTGAAACCCCACCAATTCCATTCTCCCCGTTTGCAAGCGCACCCCAAGTCTTGGTCCAGTAGCCTGTATAGCGCACCACCGTAACTGGACCTTGATCTGACGAATCCACGTCATCCGGCGCGCATTGTCCCGACCCGATAGCCGAACCCGGAGGGCAGCGCGTTTGTGCAAACGATGCGCCAGCAAAAAAAACGCTTGACATTCCGAAGGTCGCAAAAAAAGCAAACTTAAAAATGCCCGAAACATTAAAACCAAGCTGATTAAAATTCTCTTTCTTTATTCGCCTCACCTCGGCTACCTTGATTTGCAGCGATTCTTTGAGTGTTGCCCGTATAATTATTTGTAACATTTGGCCCCTCAATTCGTTGCGTAGTAGCCCCGCCAGATAGAGCTTGCCCCATTTGACTCTGCACCTGCACCGGGGTCCGCTGCCCATTCGGCGAAGTCGATGATCCAGGCCCAATGGCCGCATAAGGATTGAACTGCCCGAGCATACCGTTGAAGAAGGCTGCAGCCATGGGAGGGCCAGTCACGATCAGCATCGTCAGGATGATGCCCAATCCGCCTGTCTGGATAGATACCGTACGCATGCCATCTGGATTCTGAACCAGCGCGCTGCTAAGCCAGAAGGTAGCCGCCACTGCCAACATCATCTCAGTCGCGATGATCAGCACGACGTACAGCACCGCCAGGGCAAACATGGTGCCGACACCGTAGAACAACCACTTCTGGAACAAGGGCTTCGTGGCATCGAATAGCAGACACATGATGAAGAACGGACCAAAACCCGTGAACATCGCCATCGCCAGCTTGTTGAGCGTGATCATGGTGCCGCCAGCCAGCGCCGGG is part of the Pseudoxanthomonas sp. JBR18 genome and encodes:
- a CDS encoding type IV secretion system protein — encoded protein: MPTDILSGLSNLIFYQQIQTYLRDRIGDFQSRILGNFAEVLGVTALSLLTIWIFWQGWRVVSGRSREPMMALVGDSLKAMLIIGIATGWAGNSTSLYTKLTDGLGKAIYGAVTGTTDDIDSMYHVMDANLAVTTAALGAISAVEKGRDGSGQGNSVSDDMLIEAVAAFGTGGPALAGGTMITLNKLAMAMFTGFGPFFIMCLLFDATKPLFQKWLFYGVGTMFALAVLYVVLIIATEMMLAVAATFWLSSALVQNPDGMRTVSIQTGGLGIILTMLIVTGPPMAAAFFNGMLGQFNPYAAIGPGSSTSPNGQRTPVQVQSQMGQALSGGATTQRIEGPNVTNNYTGNTQRIAANQGSRGEANKEREF
- a CDS encoding DUF4189 domain-containing protein, producing the protein MRRIKKENFNQLGFNVSGIFKFAFFATFGMSSVFFAGASFAQTRCPPGSAIGSGQCAPDDVDSSDQGPVTVVRYTGYWTKTWGALANGENGIGGVSVDFEKKRDAKLSAIKNCEDRGGTKCKVVITYYDQCVVATFPKNGVPGKSSGRTNTAATIEEATQDGLQSCSELNGGVPCEVVYQACTQRKYIKY
- a CDS encoding glycosyltransferase family 2 protein — translated: MQTPALSVVVPVFNERDNTAPLVREIVAALRGVVPFEIVYVDDHSRDDTVATLQALKSEVPELRILQHVTQSGQSTAIRTGVKAARGAWIATLDGDGQNDPADLPKLLAARDAGDPAVKLYAGWRVDRKDSGSKRWASKYANAIRVRMLHDDTPDTGCGTKLFERAAFLDLPYFDHMHRYLPALMQRAGWKTISVPVNHRPRGGGVSKYNNLQRALVGIRDLRGVAWLITRSKRTAVREL
- a CDS encoding electron transfer flavoprotein-ubiquinone oxidoreductase; the encoded protein is MTPEALLAQYGPRESMEYDVVVVGAGPGGLATAIRLKQLAAQAGNEVSVCVLEKGSEPGAHILSGAIMDPRALTELIPDWQERGAPLKQAVTRDEFLFLDETGAKATPDFFLPDCFKNHGNYIISLGALVRWLAQQAEALGVEIFPGFAAAELLYSEAGAVKGVATGNMGLGKDGAPTADFQLGMELHAKYTIFAEGSRGQLGRQLMDRFSLDAGKDPQAYGIGIKELWQVDPSRHEPGLVVHTAGWPLTDDTYGGSFLYHAEDGKVAIGLVVGLDYKNPWLSPFEEFQRFKTHPAIRKYLEGGKRVGYGARSITAGGLLSLPKLVFPGGALVGCEAGTLNASRIKGSHAAIKTGMLAAEAAFAALGEGRSADELSAYPAAFEASWLHDELRQAKNFKQWFKKGRTTATLMTGIEQWLLPKLGVRTPPWTLHRTQPDYACLLPADRQPRITYPKPDGTLTFDRLSSVFLSSTNHDEHQPAHLTLKDPSVPVDVNLATYAGPEARYCPAGVYEFVDADGGGQRLQINAQNCVHCKTCDIKDPTQNIVWVAPQGGGGPNYSGM
- a CDS encoding lipid-A-disaccharide synthase N-terminal domain-containing protein; this encodes MDIPFLDQPITWLFWTGLHVTGWKLIGYTGALMFGGRWLVQFVASKRAGKPVIPRLFWYMSVLGSLMTLSYFVFSAKQDSVGVLQNLFPAFTASYSLYLDIKHRGWKRDRATH